A window from Thermoanaerobaculia bacterium encodes these proteins:
- a CDS encoding rhodanese-like domain-containing protein, protein MLNAPAIGAAEASARRGRPGVVFLDVREPAEHAVARIEGATLIPMREIPGRAGELDPEGEIVVFCHHGSRSAMVVDWLRRNGFSRAINLAGGIDAWSCEVDPSVPRYR, encoded by the coding sequence ATTCTGAACGCGCCGGCGATCGGCGCCGCCGAGGCGTCCGCCCGCCGCGGGCGGCCGGGCGTCGTGTTCCTCGACGTGCGGGAGCCGGCCGAGCACGCGGTCGCGCGGATCGAGGGGGCGACGCTCATCCCGATGCGGGAGATCCCGGGCCGCGCCGGCGAGCTCGATCCGGAAGGGGAGATCGTCGTCTTCTGCCACCACGGTTCGCGGTCCGCGATGGTCGTCGACTGGCTGAGGCGAAACGGTTTTTCGCGCGCGATCAATCTCGCGGGGGGAATCGACGCGTGGTCGTGCGAGGTGGATCCGTCGGTGCCGCGATATCGGTAA
- a CDS encoding LptE family protein: MRAAAGRARKLGISASSSPALAAVVSVALAVLSAGCGYTLVGRGSLLPDTIKRIAFPPFKNSTPRIGLEQRLSAAVARELAARGRFSVSAKEGDGDAELSGEIIGFALNPVAADSLGRATRYQIEITAKVALTELPSGKPIWKNDAYAFRENYDVAGGGVGASNYSDLENVAIDAEADRFAQSLVTSVLEGF, translated from the coding sequence GTGAGGGCCGCCGCCGGCCGAGCGCGGAAGCTCGGGATCTCCGCGTCGTCCTCTCCCGCGCTCGCCGCCGTCGTCTCCGTCGCGCTCGCCGTCCTGTCGGCCGGGTGCGGATACACGCTCGTCGGGCGCGGGAGCCTCCTCCCCGACACGATCAAGCGGATCGCGTTTCCCCCGTTCAAGAACTCCACGCCGCGCATCGGCCTCGAGCAGCGGCTCTCGGCGGCGGTCGCGCGGGAGCTCGCCGCGCGCGGCCGGTTCTCCGTCTCGGCGAAGGAGGGGGACGGCGACGCCGAGCTTTCCGGCGAGATCATCGGATTCGCCCTCAATCCGGTGGCCGCCGACAGCCTGGGGCGCGCCACCCGCTACCAGATCGAGATCACGGCGAAGGTCGCCCTGACCGAGCTCCCTTCGGGGAAGCCGATCTGGAAGAACGACGCCTACGCGTTCCGGGAGAACTACGACGTGGCGGGGGGCGGCGTGGGCGCTTCGAACTACTCCGATCTCGAGAACGTCGCGATCGATGCGGAGGCGGACCGGTTCGCGCAGTCGCTCGTCACGAGCGTCCTGGAGGGATTCTGA